The sequence CCCCGACTCCATGCGTATCACTGTTTGTTGTCCCCACTCGTTTTACCGACTAAGCCACTGTTATCAATAAATAAATTATATAAAAAGTGGATCTTTGACCCATTATCAACAATATTTTAATGCACTTGGCCTGATCCAGCTCCCATCATACGGGATTGCACCCGGAATCCGGTAGTCGTTCAACAATAAACACAACAAAGGTGGTTGATTTATGTTTATTCCAAGCATGCTGCTAAAGCAACTCTATAACAGAGGCTCGCTGGTGAATACCGGTGATGGTGTCAGGTTTATGCTCAAGAACCGCTTAAAAGACGCCCATGTGACCGAAATAAGCGAGGTTCGTATTGGTGATAAAACAATTCCCGAGCAGCAAATCAGTCTGCAACTGGCTGACGGGCAGAAAATGTCACTGAAAGAGTTTAATGAAATTGGCAGTTACGACTTCCCCCTGAAGAGCAGCATTGCCGTGTTTATTCATCAGTGCCAGCCACTTCCCAGACAGAAACACGCGGTTTTTGTAAGCTTTAAGGCTTCACCCTTTGGCACCCTTAAGTTTGAAGTGGAAGATGTGGTTACCGAGGATAAGGTGGCTGAGAACAAGATTCCCCGTGACGAAATGGACGACTATGGCGAGTCAATTATAAAAACCCGTCAGCAGTATTTTGAGAAGTTCAGCGGTGCGAAGATCAACCATGTGGGCAAGTATTCTATCGACCCCCAACAGTTGCATGGCAATATTGAGCATTTTATTGGTGTGGCGCAGGTGCCTATAGGCATAGCGGGTCCCTTTACCATCAACGGAGAACATGCTCAGGGAGAATTTATGATCCCGCTGGCGACTACTGAAGGCACATTGGTAGCGTCCTACAACCGGGGCATGAAATTACTGAATATGAGTGGCGGTGTAAAATCCACCGTAGTGGATGATGCCATGCAAAGAGCTCCGGTATTTGTATTTGAAGATGCCAGGGGAGCCAGGGATTTTGTCCAGTGGGTGAAGAATAACTTTGAGACCATCAAGGCCGAAGCCGAATCCACTACCTCTGTGGGTAAGCTCACCTATATCGATAATTTTCTGTCGAATAAATTTGCCTTCTTGCGTTTTAACTTCAAAACCGGTGACGCCGCAGGGCAGAACATGGTAGGTCGCGCCACCTTTGCGGCCTGTGGCTGGATCCTTGACCATTACGAAGGTATTAAAAACTTTTATCTGGAATCTAATTTTGCCACCGATAAAAAGGCATCTCATATAAATATCATGCGCACCCGTGGTAAAAGGGTGACAGCCGAAGTGACGATAAAACGGGAGCATCTGCTACAGGTGATGCGGGTGGATCCGCGGCAAATTGATTACCATGGCCGGGTCGCCGGCGTGGGCTCTTTTCTGTCAGGTGTTAATAACACAGGGCTGCACTCACCCAATGGCATTACCGCCATGTTTATTGCCACCGGCCAGGATGTGGCCAATGTCTCGGAATCTTCTGCCGCCATTCTCTACTCTGAACTGACCAGTGAAGGAGACTTGTATCTTTCTATCACCATCCCGTCGCTGATTGTCGCCACCCATGGTGGTGGCACCGGCATAGGCACCCAGCGGGAGTGTCTGGAACTGCTGGGATGCCATGGCAAAGGAACAGTCAATAAGTTTGCAGAGATTGTAGCGGCAGTGGTACTGGCAGGGGAAATTTCATTGGCATCTGCTATTTCATCTTCGGATTGGGTCTCATCCCATGAGCAATACGGCAGGAACAGATAGCGATAAAGGTACTGGTTTTCTAATTCCTGATTCACTGGTACGATGTGTTGATTGGCGGGTGTTCCGCGCAGGCAGATTGGCAGCATTGTGGCAGTGACAGACTTAAAAGACTTTGACTATATCGTAGTAGGGGGCGGGTCAGCCGGTGCTGCACTGGCGGCAAGGCTATCTGAAGATCCTGCCTGTCAGGTATGCCTGCTCGAAGCCGGTGTGCCTGACAACAATCCGTTGATCCATATTCCTTTCGGCCTGGCCCTGTTGACCCGCTTCAAATCAATCAACTGGAATTATTACACGCAGCCTCAACAACATCTGGATCAGCGTCAGCTCTACTGGCCGAGGGGAAAAACCCTGGGGGGATCGAGCTCTATTAATGCCATGTGCTATATCCGTGGCGCGAAAGAGGATTATGATCACTGGCAGCAACTGGGTGCTTCGGGCTGGGACTGGCAGTCGGTATTGCCTTACTTTAAAAAATCCGAGGATCAGCAGCATGGTGAAGATCCCTTCCATGGCGTTGGTGGCCCACTGGCAGTAAGTGATCTGCGCTATCTGAGCCCGATAACCGAACGTTTTATTCAGGCCGGAAAATCGGTGGGCCTGAAGCATTTGCAGGATTTTAACCGGGATAATCGCGAAGGGATTGGTGCCTATCAGGTCACCCAGAAAAATGGCCAGCGCTGTTCTTCGGCAAAGGCCTATCTCAGCGACGTCAAAAACCGTGAGAACCTGCATATCATTACCCGAGCAGCCGTGCGTCGCATCCTGTTCGAGAAGTGTCGTGCCACCGGCGTTGAGTTACATTCAGATATCGGAACAAAAACGCTCACTGCCAGCAGGGAAGTGCTGTTATGTGCCGGTGCTATCAACAGCCCGCAGTTGTTAATGCTGTCCGGTATCGGTCCTGCACAACATTTACGGGAATGCGGTATCGAGCCGCTGATGGATTTACCTGGGGTGGGGCAAAATTTACAGGACCACCTGGACGCCATTGTGCAATATCAATGTAAAGGTGCCGGTGGTTACGGCCTGACCCTGAGAGCTCTGCCTGGGTATCTGCGCGCCGGTTGGCAATACCTGTTTGACCGCAAAGGGTTATTGACCAGCAATATCGCCGAGGCAGGAGGGTTTGCCTCTACCTCAAAAGCCGGCGGAATACCGGATATTCAGTTTCACTTCTTACCCGCCATATTAAAAGAGCATGGCAAAACGCTGGTGGGGGGCTATGGCTTTGGTTTGCATGTGTGCTGTTTATATCCAAAGAGCCGTGGTCAGATCCGTCTGAATAAGGCCAGCCCGTGGGCGCAGCCGCTGATTGATCCTAACTATCTTGAGCACCCTGATGACCGCCAGGTGATGCTCGAAGGGGTAAAACTGGCACGCAGAATACTGGAGGATGACATTTTTGCTGATGTACAGGGTACAGAAATGCTGCCGGGCCAGAATGTCGTTGATGACGAAGGGGTACTGAGTTTTATCCGGGAGCATGCTGAGACCATTTATCATCCTGTTGGTACCTGCCGAATGGGCAGTATCGATGATCCTATGACCGTGGTCGGCCCTAATCTGAAAGTAAAGGGCATTGAAGGTTTAAGGGTGATCGATGCTTCTGTTATGCCGACCCTGATCGGTGGCAATACCAATGCGCCTGTGATTATGATCGCTGAAAAAGCGGCGGATATGATTCGTCTCGGTGATTGATTCTTTAAATACAGCGACTTATCCGCACGCTATTAGTAGATCCTTGTACTAGAATTTGAAATTTACCTGCTAAAGAGTACAATCACCACCTAACAGGTCAGACCACTATATAAGGATCTTTTATGCCTACCAGCAAAAAATCAGCTGCACCCCGTGTGGCGACCCAAAAAGGCGATCGCATAGCCATTGTCAGCGGATTACGCACCCCTTTTGCGAAGATGGCCACCTACTTTCACGGTGTTCCGGCCGTCGATCTCGGCAAAATGGTGGTCAATGAAATGTTGGTCAGGGCTAATGTCGACCCTAAGCTGGTAGAACAACTGGTCTATGGGCAGGTCGTGCAAATGCCCGAAGCGCCGAATATTGCCAGAGAAATCGTACTGGGTACCGGCATGTCGGTACATACCGATGCTTATAGTGTTTCCAGGGCCTGTGCGACAAGTTTTCAGGCTACAGTCAACATTGCCGAGTCGATGATGGCGGGCAATATTCAGGTGGGGCTGGCTGGTGGTGCCGATTCTACTTCCGTGTCGCCTATCGGGGTTTCAAAGAATCTGGCCAGGGCTCTGGTGGATCTGCAAAAAACTAAAACACTGGGGCAGAAGTGGAATGTGATCAAGCGTCTTGGCTTTAAAGATCTGTTACCCGTACCGCCGGCTGTGGCGGAGTATTCTACCGGGCTTTCTATGGGGGATACGGCTGAACAGATGGCTAAAACCCATCAAATCAGTCGCGAAGATCAGGATGCGCTGGCGCATCGCTCTCACAGAAATGCAGCGAAAAGCTGGGAGGAGGGCAAA comes from Lacimicrobium alkaliphilum and encodes:
- the fadI gene encoding acetyl-CoA C-acyltransferase FadI, translating into MPTSKKSAAPRVATQKGDRIAIVSGLRTPFAKMATYFHGVPAVDLGKMVVNEMLVRANVDPKLVEQLVYGQVVQMPEAPNIAREIVLGTGMSVHTDAYSVSRACATSFQATVNIAESMMAGNIQVGLAGGADSTSVSPIGVSKNLARALVDLQKTKTLGQKWNVIKRLGFKDLLPVPPAVAEYSTGLSMGDTAEQMAKTHQISREDQDALAHRSHRNAAKSWEEGKLKDEVMTAYAEPYKGALEQDNNVRFDSKLESYAKLRPVFDRKYGTVTAANATPLTDGASAVLMMTESRAKELGYTPLGYIRSYAFSAIDVWHDMLMGPSYATPIALDRAGMTLKDLTLIEMHEAFAAQTLANIKMFASNTFAKEKLGRNKATGEIDMDKFNVMGSSIAYGHPFAATGTRMITQMLNELNRRGGGTGLVTACAAGGLGAAMILETE
- a CDS encoding GMC family oxidoreductase, giving the protein MAVTDLKDFDYIVVGGGSAGAALAARLSEDPACQVCLLEAGVPDNNPLIHIPFGLALLTRFKSINWNYYTQPQQHLDQRQLYWPRGKTLGGSSSINAMCYIRGAKEDYDHWQQLGASGWDWQSVLPYFKKSEDQQHGEDPFHGVGGPLAVSDLRYLSPITERFIQAGKSVGLKHLQDFNRDNREGIGAYQVTQKNGQRCSSAKAYLSDVKNRENLHIITRAAVRRILFEKCRATGVELHSDIGTKTLTASREVLLCAGAINSPQLLMLSGIGPAQHLRECGIEPLMDLPGVGQNLQDHLDAIVQYQCKGAGGYGLTLRALPGYLRAGWQYLFDRKGLLTSNIAEAGGFASTSKAGGIPDIQFHFLPAILKEHGKTLVGGYGFGLHVCCLYPKSRGQIRLNKASPWAQPLIDPNYLEHPDDRQVMLEGVKLARRILEDDIFADVQGTEMLPGQNVVDDEGVLSFIREHAETIYHPVGTCRMGSIDDPMTVVGPNLKVKGIEGLRVIDASVMPTLIGGNTNAPVIMIAEKAADMIRLGD
- a CDS encoding hydroxymethylglutaryl-CoA reductase, giving the protein MFIPSMLLKQLYNRGSLVNTGDGVRFMLKNRLKDAHVTEISEVRIGDKTIPEQQISLQLADGQKMSLKEFNEIGSYDFPLKSSIAVFIHQCQPLPRQKHAVFVSFKASPFGTLKFEVEDVVTEDKVAENKIPRDEMDDYGESIIKTRQQYFEKFSGAKINHVGKYSIDPQQLHGNIEHFIGVAQVPIGIAGPFTINGEHAQGEFMIPLATTEGTLVASYNRGMKLLNMSGGVKSTVVDDAMQRAPVFVFEDARGARDFVQWVKNNFETIKAEAESTTSVGKLTYIDNFLSNKFAFLRFNFKTGDAAGQNMVGRATFAACGWILDHYEGIKNFYLESNFATDKKASHINIMRTRGKRVTAEVTIKREHLLQVMRVDPRQIDYHGRVAGVGSFLSGVNNTGLHSPNGITAMFIATGQDVANVSESSAAILYSELTSEGDLYLSITIPSLIVATHGGGTGIGTQRECLELLGCHGKGTVNKFAEIVAAVVLAGEISLASAISSSDWVSSHEQYGRNR